Within Myceligenerans xiligouense, the genomic segment CAGCCTGATCTCGGAGCTCGTCGCGCACGGGGTACGTGATGTCGTGCTGGCGCCCGGCTCGCGGTCCGCGCCGCTCGCCTACGCGGCCGTCGAGGCGGCGGAGGCGGGTCGCCTGACCCTGCACGTCCGGATCGACGAGCGCTCGGCGGGGTTCCTGGCGCTCGGCCTGTCCCGCGGCAGCGCACTGACCTGGGGTGCGGGGGCCGGGACCGGCCGGCGCGGCGGCGAGCCGGACCTCGCCGCGCCGGACCGCGCCGCGCCGGACCGCGCCGAGGCGGACCTCGCGGCCGTACCCGCGGGAACGCCGGACCTCACGGCAGCGGCACCCCTGGAACCGCTCGCGCCGCTCGCCGGCGACCCCGTGGCCGTGATCACCACCTCCGGGACCGCCGTGGCCAACCTGCACCCCGCCGTCCTCGAGGCACACCACACCGGCGTGCCGCTGATCCTGCTGACCGCCGACCGCCCGCACGAGCTGCGCGGCACGGGCGCCTCCCAGACCACCCACCAGCCCGGCGTCTTCGCCGGAGCGGTGCGGTACGAGGCGGACGTCCCGGCGCCGTCGGGCACGGACCTCGCGACCCGTACGGCCGAGGCCCGCGACGTCGCCGCGCTCGCGGCACGCGCCGCCTCCGCGGCCCTCGGCCTGCGCGACGGCACTCCCGGCCCGGTCCACCTGAACCTGTCCTACCGCGACCCCCTGCACCCCACGACACCGCCGGAACTCCCGGGACACCCGGAGGGCCGGGGGGCGATCGTCCCCGGCGCGGCGGCGGGCGTGAACCGGCCGGTGACCGTCGTCGTCCCCGACACGGTGCGGCACCACGCCTCCCCGGCCCTGCCCGGGCACCCCGGGCGCACCGTGGTCGTCGCCGGCGACGGTGCCGGGCCCCGGGCCCGCCGGCTCGCCGAGGCCCAGAGCTGGCCCCTGCTGGCCGAACCGTCGTCCGGCGCGTGCGGGGGCCCGAGCACGATCCCCGCCTACCGCCTCGTGCTCGGCGAGGACGGGCCGGCGGGAGAGATCCAGCAGGCCGTCGTCTTCGGGCGCCCCACCCTCTCCCGGCCGGTGCAGCGGATGCTG encodes:
- the menD gene encoding 2-succinyl-5-enolpyruvyl-6-hydroxy-3-cyclohexene-1-carboxylic-acid synthase; protein product: MPDDPASVRAARSLISELVAHGVRDVVLAPGSRSAPLAYAAVEAAEAGRLTLHVRIDERSAGFLALGLSRGSALTWGAGAGTGRRGGEPDLAAPDRAAPDRAEADLAAVPAGTPDLTAAAPLEPLAPLAGDPVAVITTSGTAVANLHPAVLEAHHTGVPLILLTADRPHELRGTGASQTTHQPGVFAGAVRYEADVPAPSGTDLATRTAEARDVAALAARAASAALGLRDGTPGPVHLNLSYRDPLHPTTPPELPGHPEGRGAIVPGAAAGVNRPVTVVVPDTVRHHASPALPGHPGRTVVVAGDGAGPRARRLAEAQSWPLLAEPSSGACGGPSTIPAYRLVLGEDGPAGEIQQAVVFGRPTLSRPVQRMLARPDVTVTVVAPGGLPWPDAVRNAAQVVPGLAPEWYEPWDDADHDWLARWQAAGRAAAAVIDEVTRDEAVADSPTALSVARAVATVLGDDDVLVVGSSNPVRDLDLVLGMDDLGGLPAVVANRGLAGIDGTVSTATGVALAAARTGRRTRALLGDLALLHDVGGLLRGPGEPPVDLEIVVVNDDGGSIFATLEHGELAATSDAAAARFERVFGTPHGANLAQLCAGYGVDHQLVKDVPSLRHALQAPSRGVQVIEVQVPRAARHAETRDLARRVAEAVRGVA